The genomic stretch AGACGAGCTGTTGGCGTCGAGGCGGCGGGCCGAAGCGGTATTGGTCTCGAGCTTCGTCAGGACGATGATCAGGGTGTCGCCGTTTCAGGACCGCGCGCTGGTGTGCATCAGTCGGCGGGCCTCGAAGGGCGCGACGGCCAGCAGGGCGAGAAGGGCCACGCCAAGCATCCACCGCACCTCGACATTTGTCCTCAGCAGGAGGGTGGGTGCGGCCAACGCCAGGGCATGGGTCAGCACCGTGACCAACTGCGCGCCCGAGGCGGCCACGAGCCACCAGCGGTCGAACCGGACGGTCAGCCAGAAGAGCGCGAGGAATGTCGCGACATCGACAGTCGCGACGCCGACACGCCAGCCGGAGATCTCGAGAGGCGTGACCATCTGGGTTGCAACGAACGCCGCAAGGACTGAGGCGGCTGCAATCCGCTCCGGCCGCCGACCCGCGAACAGACACCAGCTGACGCTCGCGGCCGTCAGAGCCCAGTAGGCCGTGATGGAGAGGGCGAGCGTCAGCGGCCTGGCTCAGGACACGGCGGTGAGATGGCGGGCGTTGCTGGTCTCGCGGATGGGGCGATCATCTGCGGGCTTCGTTTCGGGACCGGCGAGACGCCATTCGATCCGCATCCGCTCGGCGTCCGCCTTCATCTGGTGATGGGCGGCGACGACGGCGCCGCGGGCGGCGCCGACGGTGTTCATGGCCTGGAGAATATTGGCCAGTGCATCCTGGCCGATCACGGCCGAGATTTTCTGATCCACGCGCCCCGCCGTCATACTGGAGACAAGCAGGGCGGCCTCGGATAAGGCGTGATCGAGCGCGTGTTCGGTCGAATAGAGACGGCGGGCCAGATCCTGGCCGAAGTCCGAGCGGTTCATGGGAACTCCTGTAAATCCATAGTGGAGCCTACTGGAGGAGGGTATGGATCGAGACGAGCACGGCCATGATCACCACCACCAACAAGGCAGCGATGAGAACTAGGCCGACCCGCGGCAAGAGGCCGCGAGGGGGGATGGGCGGGATGTGGAGGCCGATCGACTGTGGGCGATCGCGCCCAGCGCCAGCACCTCCCTCAGGAGATCCGTCGTCGACAGACTGAACGCGGTCTCGCGGGTGGTCTGGAGGATGTGCAGGACCGCGTTGCGATGCGCCCCGTCGCGCGCTGTCTCCTGAAGCACCGTCTCCAGGTCCGCCCAGTCCCACTGGGGAAGGTCGTGATCTCTTGTCATAAGCAGCTCCGTTGTCCGGAGCAGAAGGCAAGGTTTCGCCGGGCAGGGCGATAATGGAAAAACCCTCTCCATACCCGGTATGGAGACAGCCGGCCTGACGGAGAAGCTGCACGGCTGCGCGACTGCTGGTGACGCTCAGCTTGCGCCTGGCGTTGGCGAGGTGCGACTCCACCGTGGCAACGGCAAGCCCGAGGCGATCCGCAATCTCGCCGGCCTGCAGGTGGTCCGCGACGCCTTCGAGGCACCGCCGCTCTTGTCGGGTGAGGCGCGCGGCGGCGATCCTTTCGATCTCTTCAGCCATGGGCGAGGACGTCAGCGCGCGTCAGGCGCATTGGTCCCGGCATGCCGGCTCGCCGGAGACGTGCCTTCGGGTCGTGCCCCGCGAAGAAACGCCTTCGCCACGTCGAGAAGAAGCTGTTGCTTGTCCTCGGGTAGGGCGGCTGCAGCCATTCGGATCTGGTGCATGAGATCCGTCGCTGGCAAAGCATCGTCATCTTCAGGCAACAGGGCAGAGATCGCGCATCCCAAGCTGGCGGCGATAGAGGCCAGGGTGGTGGCGGCGACCCGATTGGCTCCCGTCTCGTACTTCTGGACCTGCTGGTAGGTGACGCCAATCCGAGCGGCCAGGTCAGCCTGGCTCCATCCGAGATCGTTCCGATGCGCTCGAATCGCGGCGCCGATCAGGACGTCGAGGGTGCTGGAGGTCGTAGAAGATCGGGGCATGGCTGGGCCGGTAAAGGACTGACGACGTCCATATAGAGGCTAGACCGGCGTTTGCAGCGGAAAATCTTAGGTTGATCGGCCGTGAGGGCGGACGTCGGCTTCCTCGCCAGGCGCGACATCTGGCCCGCCCGGCCGGGCGAGTGGGTTGCGCGCCTGAGTCCAGGCCCAACCCCGACCGGACGGCCCGTGAAGGTGCAGTTTTGTCCTCCTACCGTCGAGTGGCGGCCTGACAGCATACGACGGGAGCGTGCGAAATCCGCCGGAAGGCGACATTGGAATGCGACCCCAAAGTAGATCGAACCGCAGATACTCCAACAGCGTCAATTTGCCCGAGCCCAGACCGCCGATGATGGCATTAAATCCGTCGTTGACAGATATCTCGGAATCTTTCCCTGTGAGAAACGAAGTAACCCTTATGGTCAGATCTCGTTGGTTGGGCTGTAGAGGTGCATCGTAGCAAACACGGGCTTGGTCAGCCAAAACAGCTTGTCGGATACGGATTGCACTACACCATCACCGTGTGCCGCTGACTGCAACGACAACGCTGATGTGGTGTTTTGACTGTCACGACATTCCGAATTCGCGTTATGTCGGGGCCATGCCCCAGCCTGCCTCACAGTCTCCCGCTCCGACCGACCCTGAACAAGCCTTCGACCGTCAGGTCGGTGAACGACTGAAGGCCTACCGCCGTGCGGCCCGCCTCAGCCAGACCGAACTCGGCAGGCGGATCGGCGTGACGTTTCAGCAGGTCCAGAAATACGAGAACGGTTTCAACCGGATTGCGGCTTCGCGGCTTTGGCTTGTCGCTAGATGCCTAGGTGTGCCGGTCACCGCCCTGATCGGAGACGATGAGGCGGCGACATCCGAGGGGCCGGCAAGCGATGTGGCTCGCCTGCTTCAGGCGTGGAGGGCGATGGACCCAGCTCATCGGGCCCCGCTTCTGACCCTGATGGAGAATCTCGGCACGATCCCTCGCTCGAAGCGTGGTCATCGGCCAACCGTCACGACCTGAAAGCACCGCAGGGGGGGGGGGCGACGCTGCAATGGAAAGGATCTCAACCGTTCCTGTGTCAGGCAGATTGAGTTTTCCTCCTCGGTCCTTTCGTGGCGCCCTTGCGGGTCTGCTGCTCCCGACGCTCTGCGCTGCCGTCGCACGCCTGAGCGCCAGGCGGCGCAGCGGAGCCGCAGTCGAGGCTGGGGCGGTCTGGCTGAAGCCTGGCGGGCGGGACCGAGATAGGACGGATCCAGGGGTGATGCCTGCCCGTTCTGCGGGACTTTGCCTTGCGACATGCAGGACAGACCCGCCAGTGTCGCCAGCCTCAAGAACAAGCCCCAGCCGATCCCTGGCGAATGGCTCTCGGACCAGGTCCGGTATGGGCTCGGTCAACATCCGTCGTCCCGCATCGTCCAGTGTCAGATCAAAACGGGCGAGCAGAGGCAGTCCGATCAGAGCCGCTCCCTGGCGCTGTGGATGGTCCCCGATGCCGACGGGCGCCCTGTGCAGAGGTACGCCAGCGGACATGACCGTCTCGACGGCCGTGGTATCGCGCACGGTGACCCCAGAGACATCGCCCTTAAACCAAGCAGCAGGGGCTGGATGGAGATGGATGTGTTCCCGATCCCAAGCCTGACAACCGCTGCGTCAGGCTCCTCCTGAGAGCTACGGCGTGATGGTTATAGATTTTCGCGTGAGGCGGAGGCTGGCGAACTGACCCAAGGTGTCCATGCCGAGGATCATTTCCGGGCATGGAGCAGAACAGCCTCCGCGTGGCGGGAAGTCCACAACGACAACGGAGGCGACTGGGAGGCCCCGTACCAAGATCGGTCTGTTGTAGCGGATCGCTGAGACCTCTCGACCCGATGCTCCGCGAATAACGGTCGGCACACCTTCGGATCCGTCCTGGACATTCAGCAGAGCGGCCATCTGGGGATTAATCAGGGTCGTCTGACCGCCCGTATCCACATAAATGGCCGTCGCCTCGCACCGATCATCCAGACTGAAACGGGGTTTGGCGGCGTCACAGTTGACGAACCCGGCAGCGCCGGTTTCAGCCTGCCCGGGTTCGTCCAGAGTGAGGCGCCGGAGCCTGAAGTCAAAGGCCGCATCGTAACCATCCAGGAAATCCATTCCCACCATAGCCTCGGCCCTCAGGATCGGGACGTCCACGACAACCGCCGCCAGATCCCAGTCACCCGGCGCGCCGCCGAGGGAGGTGATCTTAACTCCGGCTATCCGGCCCCTGACGCCCCTGCCGTCGACGCCCCGCATGGGTGCCGTTCTGACGATCGGGATGAACCTTAGTGCAAGCCGTGATGCCGTCGCTGGCGTCGTCAGGAACGGCGACGAAAGCCCGGTATCAACAAGGGCGTTCAAACTCTGACCCGACACAACGGTCTGGATGTAGATGCGTCCATCGTCACCAAGCGTAAAATCACTTTGGACGGGTTCTGCAGCCGACGCGCATGATGCCAGAACAGCAGATAGAACAACGCCACCAAATAACCGGATCAGATTTCTAGACAAAATATCTCTCACGACATAATTTTTACCAGAAAACTGGAAATGGATGCCGCCTTTTACGGCGGCATCTTTTACTCACGCAGCAGTAGCCGGCTCGTCGTCAAAGATGTCGATGACAAGCTGGACCAGCGGAGCTGCGGCGGCCTTCAGGAAGTTGCCAACTTCCGTCCAGGTCAGTCCGGCGCCATTGACCATATCAATCTGGTCTGCAGTCAATTCCTGGATTTCATTCTCGTTATACATAACTTTACCTTGATAGGAGTTGAGAGACGCGCAATCCGGATTGCAACTAAAGGAATGCAATTGTCGGAACACTTCTGTCAAGCAATGAAGGCGTAAAGTTCTCCTGTCGCGAGTGTTTTAAAATTTCCTGACCTGTGTCGTAAGGAAGCCGTCAGCCATGCGATCCGCCGTGAGGTGATTCTGGCCTCGACGCTGCCATCCCGGCTCCTCGCGCTGAGGCTGACCCTTTCAGTCATAGAAACACTGATCTTTTCCGCTTCGGCAAGCTGTGCCCGCAAAGAATCCGAGTCGGGCTGTCTGACGCCAGAGGCCGGCATGATTCGGCTGGACGCCCGTCAGGGGGAGTCGTCTCTGAAGTGTATTTTCGGGAGAGTGACGCGGTTACGCACGGCGAGTCGATTGCAATCCAGGCGCTGTCTTCTGCGCCTAAGGTTGGCGACAAGCCCCGCTGGAGGGGAAAGGAAGGCCTGCGGCGGACGCTCCGTAGTGGAGCGGCAAAGGACACCGCCATGACCCTGAAACCCAGCCCGGCCACCGATCCTCGTCGTCGCGACACCGCGCGACCCGGCCCGCCAATCCCGACACTCGCGTACGAGACCCTGAACGACCAGACCCTGCTCGGCCTGATGCTGAGCCGATCCGACGCCGATCCGGATCGGCTGGCGGGCGACCTTCTTGCGCGCTTCGGCAGCCTTGGCGCGGTGGCGGCGGCGGATCTGTCTGAACTGACGCGATCGAGCGATGCCGGGCTTGCCGTTCTCAGCGACCTGAAGATCCTGCGCGAACTGGCCGTGCGGCTCGCCCGGGTTGATGCCTGCCGCCGGCCCGCCATCGCGTCCTGGAACGCCCTTCAGGCCTATGTCCGCGCAGCCCTGGCGCATTGGCCGAGAGAGCAGTTCAGAGTTCTCTATCTCGATCACCGAAACAACCTGCTGCGGGATGAGTGGGTCGCCGAAGGCACTGTGGACCACGCGCCCGTCTATCCCCGGGAAGTGGTGCGGCGCGCTCTGGACCTGTCGGCCTCGGCGATGATCCTCGTTCACAACCATCCATCGGGCGACCCCACGCCGTCGCGCGCCGACATCGAGATGACCCGCAAGCTTGTCGACGCCGCTCGGGTCTTCGGCCTTCAGGTGCACGATCATCTGGTGATCGGTCGACAAGGGACGGCCAGCTTCAAAGCTCTCGGCCTGATCTGAGGTCGCCATGAGTTTGCACGCCATCGTCGC from Brevundimonas sp. SL130 encodes the following:
- a CDS encoding helix-turn-helix domain-containing protein, which encodes MPRSSTTSSTLDVLIGAAIRAHRNDLGWSQADLAARIGVTYQQVQKYETGANRVAATTLASIAASLGCAISALLPEDDDALPATDLMHQIRMAAAALPEDKQQLLLDVAKAFLRGARPEGTSPASRHAGTNAPDAR
- a CDS encoding helix-turn-helix domain-containing protein, which gives rise to MWCFDCHDIPNSRYVGAMPQPASQSPAPTDPEQAFDRQVGERLKAYRRAARLSQTELGRRIGVTFQQVQKYENGFNRIAASRLWLVARCLGVPVTALIGDDEAATSEGPASDVARLLQAWRAMDPAHRAPLLTLMENLGTIPRSKRGHRPTVTT
- a CDS encoding aspartyl protease family protein translates to MRDILSRNLIRLFGGVVLSAVLASCASAAEPVQSDFTLGDDGRIYIQTVVSGQSLNALVDTGLSSPFLTTPATASRLALRFIPIVRTAPMRGVDGRGVRGRIAGVKITSLGGAPGDWDLAAVVVDVPILRAEAMVGMDFLDGYDAAFDFRLRRLTLDEPGQAETGAAGFVNCDAAKPRFSLDDRCEATAIYVDTGGQTTLINPQMAALLNVQDGSEGVPTVIRGASGREVSAIRYNRPILVRGLPVASVVVVDFPPRGGCSAPCPEMILGMDTLGQFASLRLTRKSITITP
- the radC gene encoding RadC family protein yields the protein MTLKPSPATDPRRRDTARPGPPIPTLAYETLNDQTLLGLMLSRSDADPDRLAGDLLARFGSLGAVAAADLSELTRSSDAGLAVLSDLKILRELAVRLARVDACRRPAIASWNALQAYVRAALAHWPREQFRVLYLDHRNNLLRDEWVAEGTVDHAPVYPREVVRRALDLSASAMILVHNHPSGDPTPSRADIEMTRKLVDAARVFGLQVHDHLVIGRQGTASFKALGLI